From the genome of Triticum aestivum cultivar Chinese Spring chromosome 3B, IWGSC CS RefSeq v2.1, whole genome shotgun sequence, one region includes:
- the LOC123071379 gene encoding triosephosphate isomerase, cytosolic isoform X2, which translates to MPLPLSSAPRRRAACFLRRFALLRPPHITARLKPQAHRAHQKKVKTTASLPLIRRPARPMAPRKFFVGGNWKCNGTGDDVKKIVTVLNEAEVPSEDAVEVVVSPPFVFLQQATGLLRPDFAVAAQNCWVRKGGAFTGEISAEMLVNLQVPWVILGHSERRALLNESSDFVADKVAYALAQGLKVIACIGETLEQREAGTTMEVVAAQTKAIAEKISDWTNVVLTYEPVWAIGTGKVASPAQAQEVHDGLRKWLQANVGPAVAESTRIIYGGSVNGANCKELAAQPDLDGFLVGGASLKPEFVDIIKSATVKSASA; encoded by the exons ATGCCCCTTCCTCTTTCTTCCGCCCCAAGAAGGCGAGCCGCCTGTTTCCTCCGCCGGTTTGCCCTCCTCCGCCCTCCCCATATAACCGCCCGTCTCAAACCTCAGGCGCATCGCGCACACCAAAAAAAAGTGAAAACCACAGCCTCCCTCCCTCTGATCCGCCGCCCGGCCCGACCAATGGCTCCCAGGAAGTTCTTCGTCGGCGGCAACTGGAAATGC AACGGGACCGGAGACGACGTGAAGAAGATCGTCACCGTCCTCAACGAGGCCGAGGTGCCCTCCGAGGACGCCGTCG AGGTGGTGGTGAGCCCGCCGTTCGTGTTCCTGCAGCAGGCCACGGGGCTGCTGCGACCCGACTTCGCCGTCGCCGCGCAGAACTGCTGGGTGCGCAAGGGCGGCGCCTTCACCGGCGAGATCAG TGCTGAGATGCTGGTGAACCTGCAGGTGCCTTGGGTCATTTTGGGGCACTCTGAGAGGAGAGCACTGTTGAATGAATCAAGTGAT TTTGTTGCTGATAAAGTGGCTTACGCACTCGCCCAAGGACTCAAGGTAATTGCTTGCATTGGTGAAACCCTTGAACAGAGAGAAGCAGGGACGACAATGGAAGTCGTTGCTGCTCAGACTAAAGCTATTGCAG AGAAAATATCAGACTGGACAAACGTTGTGCTAACATATGAACCAGTTTGGGCCATTGGAACCGGCAAGGTTGCTTCCCCTGCTCAAGCACAGG AGGTTCATGATGGTCTGAGGAAGTGGCTCCAAGCTAATGTTGGTCCTGCAGTTGCTGAATCTACCAGGATTATCTATGGAG GCTCTGTAAATGGGGCAAACTGCAAAGAGCTTGCGGCTCAACCTGATCTTGATGGGTTCCTTGTTGGCGGCGCTTCACTGAAG CCTGAGTTTGTGGACATCATCAAGTCTGCCACCGTGAAGTCTGCTTCTGCTTAG
- the LOC123071379 gene encoding triosephosphate isomerase, cytosolic isoform X1: MPLPLSSAPRRRAACFLRRFALLRPPHITARLKPQAHRAHQKKVKTTASLPLIRRPARPMAPRKFFVGGNWKCNGTGDDVKKIVTVLNEAEVPSEDAVEVVVSPPFVFLQQATGLLRPDFAVAAQNCWVRKGGAFTGEISAEMLVNLQVPWVILGHSERRALLNESSDFVADKVAYALAQGLKVIACIGETLEQREAGTTMEVVAAQTKAIAEKISDWTNVVLTYEPVWAIGTGKVHDGLRKWLQANVGPAVAESTRIIYGGSVNGANCKELAAQPDLDGFLVGGASLKPEFVDIIKSATVKSASA; this comes from the exons ATGCCCCTTCCTCTTTCTTCCGCCCCAAGAAGGCGAGCCGCCTGTTTCCTCCGCCGGTTTGCCCTCCTCCGCCCTCCCCATATAACCGCCCGTCTCAAACCTCAGGCGCATCGCGCACACCAAAAAAAAGTGAAAACCACAGCCTCCCTCCCTCTGATCCGCCGCCCGGCCCGACCAATGGCTCCCAGGAAGTTCTTCGTCGGCGGCAACTGGAAATGC AACGGGACCGGAGACGACGTGAAGAAGATCGTCACCGTCCTCAACGAGGCCGAGGTGCCCTCCGAGGACGCCGTCG AGGTGGTGGTGAGCCCGCCGTTCGTGTTCCTGCAGCAGGCCACGGGGCTGCTGCGACCCGACTTCGCCGTCGCCGCGCAGAACTGCTGGGTGCGCAAGGGCGGCGCCTTCACCGGCGAGATCAG TGCTGAGATGCTGGTGAACCTGCAGGTGCCTTGGGTCATTTTGGGGCACTCTGAGAGGAGAGCACTGTTGAATGAATCAAGTGAT TTTGTTGCTGATAAAGTGGCTTACGCACTCGCCCAAGGACTCAAGGTAATTGCTTGCATTGGTGAAACCCTTGAACAGAGAGAAGCAGGGACGACAATGGAAGTCGTTGCTGCTCAGACTAAAGCTATTGCAG AGAAAATATCAGACTGGACAAACGTTGTGCTAACATATGAACCAGTTTGGGCCATTGGAACCGGCAAG GTTCATGATGGTCTGAGGAAGTGGCTCCAAGCTAATGTTGGTCCTGCAGTTGCTGAATCTACCAGGATTATCTATGGAG GCTCTGTAAATGGGGCAAACTGCAAAGAGCTTGCGGCTCAACCTGATCTTGATGGGTTCCTTGTTGGCGGCGCTTCACTGAAG CCTGAGTTTGTGGACATCATCAAGTCTGCCACCGTGAAGTCTGCTTCTGCTTAG
- the LOC123071380 gene encoding elicitor-responsive protein 1, with amino-acid sequence MGRGVLEVHLVDAKGLFGSDFLGKIDPYVIVQYRSQERKSSTSRDEGRNPSWNEVFRFQINSSAANGQHKLFLRIMDHDNFSSDDFLGQATINVTDLISTGMESGASQLNAAKYSVVSADNSYHGEIRVGLTFTATKVEEDGGQVGGWTHSSRE; translated from the exons ATGGGCAGGGGCGTGCTGGAGGTGCATCTCGTCGACGCCAAGGGCCTCTTCGGCAGCGATTTCCTAG GGAAGATCGACCCGTATGTAATCGTGCAATACCGGAGCCAGGAGCGCAAGAGCAGCACCTCCAGAG ATGAGGGGAGGAACCCGAGCTGGAACGAGGTGTTCCGGTTCCAGATCAACTCCTCTGCGGCCAACGGGCAGCACAAGCTCTTCCTCCGGATCATGGACCACGACAACTTCTCCAGCGACGACTTCCTCGGCCAAGCGAC GATCAACGTGACCGATCTGATCAGCACCGGCATGGAGAGCGGCGCGTCGCAGCTGAACGCGGCAAAGTACAGCGTTGTGTCCGCTGATAACTCATACCACGGCGAGATCAGAGTAGGCCTCACGTTCACCGCCACCAAG GTTGAAGAAGACGGAGGGCAGGTCGGAGGCTGGACGCACAGCTCTCGCGAGTAG